The Sesamum indicum cultivar Zhongzhi No. 13 linkage group LG2, S_indicum_v1.0, whole genome shotgun sequence genome contains a region encoding:
- the LOC105176118 gene encoding dolichol-phosphate mannosyltransferase subunit 3 isoform X1, with amino-acid sequence MVYWGPKGKTNTAHQMKHIVKIMALLVAMSALWISLLQSSKIPESYTWLLPLYFIVSLGCYGLLMVGVGLMQFPTCPHEAVLLQQDIVEAKEYLKQNGVDVGSNP; translated from the exons ATGGTTTATTGGGGACCGAAAGGGAAGACAAATACTGCACATCAAATGAAGCATATAGTGAAGATCATGGCATTGCTGGTAGCCATGTCGGCTCTTTGGATTAGCCTATTGCAGTCATCTAAAATACCCGAGAGCTATACTTGGTTG CTGCCTCTCTACTTCATTGTATCACTTGGGTGCTATGGTCTGTTAATGGTCGGAGTTGGTCTGATGCAATTTCCGACTTGCCCGCATGAGGCCGTTCTATTGCAACAG GATATTGTTGAAGCAAAGGAATACCTGAAGCAAAACGGGGTGGATGTTGGGTCCAACCCATAG
- the LOC105176118 gene encoding dolichol-phosphate mannosyltransferase subunit 3 isoform X2: MKHIVKIMALLVAMSALWISLLQSSKIPESYTWLLPLYFIVSLGCYGLLMVGVGLMQFPTCPHEAVLLQQDIVEAKEYLKQNGVDVGSNP, from the exons ATGAAGCATATAGTGAAGATCATGGCATTGCTGGTAGCCATGTCGGCTCTTTGGATTAGCCTATTGCAGTCATCTAAAATACCCGAGAGCTATACTTGGTTG CTGCCTCTCTACTTCATTGTATCACTTGGGTGCTATGGTCTGTTAATGGTCGGAGTTGGTCTGATGCAATTTCCGACTTGCCCGCATGAGGCCGTTCTATTGCAACAG GATATTGTTGAAGCAAAGGAATACCTGAAGCAAAACGGGGTGGATGTTGGGTCCAACCCATAG
- the LOC105176139 gene encoding probable phosphopantothenoylcysteine decarboxylase isoform X3 has translation MAHPEPPTAMNLYQPNSATRKPRILLAASGSVAAIKFANLCHCFSEWAEVKAVATKASLHFIDRVSFPKDVTVYTDEDEWSMWKKIGDNVLHIELRRWADIMVIAPLSANTLGKIAGGLCDNLLTCIVRAWDYSKPMFVAPAMNTFMWNNPFTERHLMVIDDLGISLIPPVTKRLACGDYGNGAMAEPSLIYSTVRIFYENREQSNGGNV, from the exons ATGGCACATCCAGAACCTCCAACTGCGATGAATTTGTATCAACCAAACAGTGCCACAAGAAAGCCTCGCATTCTGCTTGCTGCCAGTGGAAGTGTGGCCGCaataaaatttgctaatcTTTGCCATTGTTTTTCCGAGTGGGCTGAAGTGAAAGCAGTGGCTACCAAGGCATCACTCCATTTCATTGACAGAGTATCATTTCCCAAGGATGTAACTGTTTATACTGACGAGGATGAATGGTCCATGTGGAAAAAAATAGGCGATAATGTGCTACACATTGAGCTAAGAAGATGGGCCGATATTATGGTCATTGCACCTTTGTCAGCAAACACACTAGGGAAG ATTGCGGGAGGTTTGTGTGATAACCTGCTGACCTGCATCGTCCGGGCATGGGACTATAGTAAACCGATGTTTGTGGCACCAGCCATGAATACATTCATGTGGAACAACCCTTTCACGGAACGCCATCTCATGGTGATTGATGATCTTGGGATTTCGCTTATCCCACCAGTGACAAAGAGGCTAGCCTGTGGAGATTATGGAAACGGTGCAATGGCGGAGCCTTCTTTGATATATTCAACAGTACGAATTTTCTATGAGAATAGAGAACAATCAAATGGTGGCAATGTTTAG
- the LOC105176139 gene encoding probable phosphopantothenoylcysteine decarboxylase isoform X1 yields MSPACSVLLASYAAALLRKMSFFSDFFRHSLAHHVITGLFTLLLLDKQVMAHPEPPTAMNLYQPNSATRKPRILLAASGSVAAIKFANLCHCFSEWAEVKAVATKASLHFIDRVSFPKDVTVYTDEDEWSMWKKIGDNVLHIELRRWADIMVIAPLSANTLGKIAGGLCDNLLTCIVRAWDYSKPMFVAPAMNTFMWNNPFTERHLMVIDDLGISLIPPVTKRLACGDYGNGAMAEPSLIYSTVRIFYENREQSNGGNV; encoded by the exons ATGTCACCTGCCTGCAGTGTCCTGTTGGCAAGTTATGCAGCTGCACTACTGAGGAAGATGTCTTtcttttcagatttttttcGTCACTCTCTTGCGCATCATGTAATTACTGGCTTATTCACATTGTTGTTATTGGACAAACAGGTTATGGCACATCCAGAACCTCCAACTGCGATGAATTTGTATCAACCAAACAGTGCCACAAGAAAGCCTCGCATTCTGCTTGCTGCCAGTGGAAGTGTGGCCGCaataaaatttgctaatcTTTGCCATTGTTTTTCCGAGTGGGCTGAAGTGAAAGCAGTGGCTACCAAGGCATCACTCCATTTCATTGACAGAGTATCATTTCCCAAGGATGTAACTGTTTATACTGACGAGGATGAATGGTCCATGTGGAAAAAAATAGGCGATAATGTGCTACACATTGAGCTAAGAAGATGGGCCGATATTATGGTCATTGCACCTTTGTCAGCAAACACACTAGGGAAG ATTGCGGGAGGTTTGTGTGATAACCTGCTGACCTGCATCGTCCGGGCATGGGACTATAGTAAACCGATGTTTGTGGCACCAGCCATGAATACATTCATGTGGAACAACCCTTTCACGGAACGCCATCTCATGGTGATTGATGATCTTGGGATTTCGCTTATCCCACCAGTGACAAAGAGGCTAGCCTGTGGAGATTATGGAAACGGTGCAATGGCGGAGCCTTCTTTGATATATTCAACAGTACGAATTTTCTATGAGAATAGAGAACAATCAAATGGTGGCAATGTTTAG
- the LOC105176139 gene encoding probable phosphopantothenoylcysteine decarboxylase isoform X2 — MSFFSDFFRHSLAHHVITGLFTLLLLDKQVMAHPEPPTAMNLYQPNSATRKPRILLAASGSVAAIKFANLCHCFSEWAEVKAVATKASLHFIDRVSFPKDVTVYTDEDEWSMWKKIGDNVLHIELRRWADIMVIAPLSANTLGKIAGGLCDNLLTCIVRAWDYSKPMFVAPAMNTFMWNNPFTERHLMVIDDLGISLIPPVTKRLACGDYGNGAMAEPSLIYSTVRIFYENREQSNGGNV; from the exons ATGTCTTtcttttcagatttttttcGTCACTCTCTTGCGCATCATGTAATTACTGGCTTATTCACATTGTTGTTATTGGACAAACAGGTTATGGCACATCCAGAACCTCCAACTGCGATGAATTTGTATCAACCAAACAGTGCCACAAGAAAGCCTCGCATTCTGCTTGCTGCCAGTGGAAGTGTGGCCGCaataaaatttgctaatcTTTGCCATTGTTTTTCCGAGTGGGCTGAAGTGAAAGCAGTGGCTACCAAGGCATCACTCCATTTCATTGACAGAGTATCATTTCCCAAGGATGTAACTGTTTATACTGACGAGGATGAATGGTCCATGTGGAAAAAAATAGGCGATAATGTGCTACACATTGAGCTAAGAAGATGGGCCGATATTATGGTCATTGCACCTTTGTCAGCAAACACACTAGGGAAG ATTGCGGGAGGTTTGTGTGATAACCTGCTGACCTGCATCGTCCGGGCATGGGACTATAGTAAACCGATGTTTGTGGCACCAGCCATGAATACATTCATGTGGAACAACCCTTTCACGGAACGCCATCTCATGGTGATTGATGATCTTGGGATTTCGCTTATCCCACCAGTGACAAAGAGGCTAGCCTGTGGAGATTATGGAAACGGTGCAATGGCGGAGCCTTCTTTGATATATTCAACAGTACGAATTTTCTATGAGAATAGAGAACAATCAAATGGTGGCAATGTTTAG
- the LOC105176177 gene encoding DNA-directed RNA polymerases I, II, and III subunit RPABC5: MIIPVRCFTCGKVIGNKWDMYLDLLQADYSEGDALDALSLVRYCCRRMLMTHVDLIEKLLNYNTLEKSEGS; this comes from the exons ATGATCATTCCGGTCCGCTGTTTCACATGTGGAAAG GTGATTGGAAACAAATGGGATATGTATCTTGATTTGCTCCAGGCTGATTACAGCGAAGG AGATGCTCTTGATGCACTATCTTTGGTTCGCTATTGCTGTCGAAGAATGCTGATGACTCATGTTGATCTCATCGAGAAGCTTCTTAACTATAaca CTTTGGAGAAATCTGAAGGCAGTTGA